A window from Nitrospirota bacterium encodes these proteins:
- a CDS encoding FAD-dependent oxidoreductase yields MKSRYKVVVPDVDYFAEQVKCRSSCPVGTDSGGYVQAIAEGDYERAYAIARGPNPFASVCGRICGHPCEAACRRGNIDESVSIRALKRFVTEKYGVEAVADPRGVLRFSKTRRELLKPGTAEKVAIIGAGPAGLTAAHDLALFGYKVTVFESEPEPGGMMVFGIPHYRLSRQLVKSEIASIEALGVEIRCNTPVGKDLTLANLKDMGYKAILIAVGLQNGRSLPIEGTNLKGVHIGMDFIKACNYGRPPEIGKKIVVIGGGNVAYDASRSAVRLGPDKEVHMSCLETRSIMPADPVEIMEGEEEGIILHDGFGPKRIVGKDGRVTGLEVQKCLSVFDENKRFNPQFAPNSETVIECDTVIITVGQGADLSFIKQEDGIEQVRPGVLKVNLDNYKTSVPGIFATGDVAYGPKLLITAVAAGQKAARSIDEYLRGVSIRIKRRGIMHPVAGPKDYKMFRDYDRLEREEPPAIDAGARKKNVDLVEIGYKEDAATEQGIRCLKCHINTIFDGDLCILCGGCVDVCPTYCLKMVPVTEIDGDENLRKVVEARYKISWEELAVGDRAAVAQMGTAMIKDEDMCIRCGHCAKRCPTGAVTMEIFEYIEEFEEVSNK; encoded by the coding sequence TTGAAGAGCAGGTATAAGGTGGTAGTCCCTGATGTGGACTACTTTGCTGAACAGGTAAAATGCAGAAGCTCGTGCCCGGTTGGAACTGACTCTGGCGGTTATGTTCAGGCGATTGCCGAGGGCGATTATGAGAGGGCTTATGCAATTGCGAGGGGGCCCAATCCCTTTGCATCAGTTTGCGGCCGCATATGCGGCCATCCGTGTGAAGCTGCATGCCGGAGGGGGAATATTGATGAGTCCGTATCAATAAGGGCCCTTAAGCGTTTTGTAACAGAAAAGTATGGTGTTGAGGCTGTAGCCGATCCCCGCGGCGTCCTCAGATTTTCAAAAACCCGCAGAGAACTTCTAAAACCCGGAACTGCAGAGAAGGTAGCCATAATTGGCGCAGGGCCGGCAGGGCTCACTGCTGCGCATGATCTGGCACTCTTTGGCTACAAAGTCACTGTATTTGAGTCAGAGCCAGAGCCGGGCGGTATGATGGTTTTTGGAATTCCCCACTACAGACTTTCCAGACAGCTTGTCAAATCTGAAATTGCATCCATTGAGGCTTTGGGTGTTGAGATTCGGTGCAACACGCCTGTCGGAAAAGACCTGACGCTTGCTAATCTGAAAGATATGGGTTATAAGGCGATTCTCATAGCAGTAGGTTTGCAGAATGGCCGCTCCCTGCCTATAGAAGGAACGAATCTAAAAGGCGTACATATAGGGATGGATTTTATCAAGGCATGTAATTACGGGCGACCGCCTGAGATCGGCAAAAAGATAGTGGTAATTGGTGGTGGTAATGTGGCCTACGATGCCTCAAGGTCTGCTGTAAGACTTGGGCCGGATAAAGAGGTTCATATGTCATGTCTTGAGACAAGAAGTATAATGCCTGCTGATCCGGTTGAGATAATGGAAGGTGAAGAAGAAGGTATCATCCTTCACGACGGTTTTGGCCCTAAGAGGATAGTTGGAAAAGACGGCCGGGTCACAGGGCTTGAGGTTCAAAAATGCTTAAGTGTGTTTGATGAGAATAAGAGGTTTAATCCGCAGTTTGCTCCCAACTCAGAGACTGTAATAGAGTGCGACACGGTGATCATTACCGTTGGTCAGGGGGCAGATCTCTCATTTATAAAACAAGAGGACGGGATTGAACAGGTAAGGCCAGGCGTTTTAAAGGTTAACCTTGATAACTATAAAACGAGTGTCCCCGGCATCTTTGCAACAGGTGATGTGGCGTATGGGCCTAAGCTCCTGATTACTGCTGTGGCTGCTGGACAGAAGGCCGCAAGGTCTATTGATGAATATCTTAGGGGCGTAAGTATCCGGATAAAGCGAAGGGGCATCATGCACCCTGTTGCAGGGCCAAAAGATTATAAGATGTTCAGGGACTATGACCGTCTTGAGAGGGAAGAGCCTCCGGCAATAGATGCGGGGGCAAGAAAGAAGAACGTAGACCTTGTTGAGATAGGATATAAAGAAGATGCAGCCACAGAACAGGGGATCAGATGTCTGAAGTGTCACATAAATACAATATTTGATGGTGACCTGTGCATACTCTGCGGAGGGTGTGTTGATGTGTGTCCAACGTACTGTCTTAAGATGGTCCCTGTAACGGAAATAGACGGGGATGAAAACTTAAGAAAGGTGGTTGAGGCAAGATATAAGATTTCATGGGAAGAGCTTGCTGTTGGCGACAGGGCTGCGGTGGCACAGATGGGCACAGCAATGATAAAGGATGAAGATATGTGCATAAGATGCGGGCATTGCGCCAAGCGCTGCCCTACAGGCGCCGTAACTATGGAGATATTTGAATATATAGAGGAGTTTGAAGAGGTTTCGAATAAGTGA
- a CDS encoding CBS domain-containing protein, whose translation MIPVKRVMARSLVTVDKQITVQEVAKIMESKEVGSVLVLDKESGEIAGIVTERDIVKKVVAKGVDGSSYLVKGIMSSPLLTIDSNKTIFEAGDYMDQKKVRHLAVTESGKVVGVISVRDLINPSQYDEEAW comes from the coding sequence ATGATCCCTGTGAAAAGGGTGATGGCAAGAAGTCTCGTGACTGTGGACAAGCAAATAACCGTTCAGGAGGTCGCAAAGATCATGGAATCTAAAGAGGTTGGAAGTGTCCTTGTCCTGGATAAAGAAAGCGGTGAGATAGCGGGAATCGTGACTGAAAGGGATATCGTTAAAAAGGTTGTGGCAAAAGGGGTGGATGGGAGCAGTTATCTGGTTAAAGGAATAATGAGCTCTCCTCTTCTGACTATAGATAGCAATAAGACAATATTTGAGGCAGGGGATTACATGGATCAAAAGAAGGTAAGACACCTTGCAGTTACAGAGAGTGGTAAGGTAGTTGGAGTAATATCTGTCCGAGATCTTATCAATCCATCTCAATATGATGAGGAGGCCTGGTAG
- a CDS encoding PilZ domain-containing protein: MTGKSQEGKRLSERREHTRVSLTGRIDVRKNGEASSLGCQAVNISRGGAAIYSQKPYEINAELVLTVFFKNVSGEESEEIAGMIRWIKPVENMFAIGVQFKEIKMESHPLIFLYLDSNE, encoded by the coding sequence GTGACTGGTAAAAGTCAGGAAGGGAAGAGGTTGTCTGAGCGCAGGGAGCATACAAGGGTTTCACTAACAGGCAGGATTGATGTAAGAAAAAATGGTGAGGCTTCGTCTCTTGGCTGCCAGGCAGTTAATATAAGCAGAGGCGGAGCAGCCATCTATTCACAGAAACCATATGAGATCAATGCGGAGCTGGTCCTGACAGTATTTTTTAAAAATGTCAGCGGTGAAGAATCCGAAGAAATTGCCGGTATGATCAGATGGATAAAGCCGGTGGAAAATATGTTTGCCATTGGCGTTCAGTTTAAAGAGATTAAAATGGAAAGTCACCCCTTGATATTCTTGTACCTTGATTCCAATGAGTGA
- the tdh gene encoding L-threonine 3-dehydrogenase yields MPEKIKALIKSGPQPGLEMAFVNIPSVGDDEVLIKPKAVSVCGTDLHIYKWNDWAQMRIKRLPMILGHEFAGVVTEVGRSVKNAAVGDYVSADSHVVCGRCLQCRIGQQHICNNLEILGVDRDGCFAEYVAMPARGVWKNDPDVPPEIASVQDPLGNAVYCTLVEPVTGKSVLIIGDGPIGLFSAGIARVSGASWVGLIGHHASRMDVAREMGADSLFHGDDTDLEQRIMDITGGNGTDIVLEMSGSEKGLKQGLRLLRKGGRISLFGLFPSPVQINLTNQVIFKGITIYGINGRIIFDTWERMHNLLKSGRLGISPVITHKLAFDDFEKAFALLMERPRKAVKVVLMM; encoded by the coding sequence TTGCCTGAGAAAATCAAGGCCTTAATCAAGTCAGGTCCTCAGCCGGGTCTTGAAATGGCCTTTGTCAATATTCCCTCAGTCGGCGATGATGAGGTCTTGATAAAGCCAAAAGCAGTATCTGTCTGCGGCACTGACCTTCATATCTACAAATGGAACGACTGGGCGCAGATGCGCATCAAAAGGCTTCCTATGATCCTGGGACATGAGTTTGCCGGCGTGGTCACTGAGGTTGGACGTTCTGTAAAGAATGCTGCCGTTGGAGACTATGTGTCGGCAGACAGCCATGTCGTATGCGGCAGATGTCTTCAATGCAGGATAGGACAGCAGCATATCTGTAATAATCTTGAGATACTTGGAGTAGACAGGGATGGCTGTTTTGCAGAATACGTTGCAATGCCTGCAAGGGGGGTATGGAAAAATGACCCTGATGTACCCCCGGAGATTGCCTCAGTGCAGGACCCCCTCGGAAATGCCGTATATTGTACACTCGTTGAACCAGTCACAGGAAAATCTGTATTGATTATCGGCGACGGGCCGATAGGCCTTTTTTCCGCGGGCATAGCGCGTGTTTCCGGCGCAAGCTGGGTCGGGCTGATCGGCCACCACGCTTCACGGATGGATGTGGCACGGGAGATGGGCGCTGATTCCCTGTTTCACGGTGATGACACTGATCTGGAACAGAGGATTATGGATATTACAGGTGGAAACGGCACAGACATTGTCCTTGAAATGTCGGGCAGTGAAAAAGGACTCAAACAGGGACTGAGGCTGTTGAGAAAAGGGGGCAGGATTTCTCTGTTCGGACTTTTCCCGTCACCAGTACAGATAAACCTCACAAACCAGGTAATATTCAAAGGCATAACCATTTATGGGATAAATGGCCGTATTATATTTGATACATGGGAGCGAATGCACAATCTTTTAAAGTCAGGGAGGCTCGGTATATCGCCTGTCATTACCCACAAACTCGCTTTTGATGATTTTGAGAAGGCGTTCGCGCTGCTGATGGAAAGACCAAGGAAGGCGGTAAAGGTAGTGCTGATGATGTAG
- the kbl gene encoding glycine C-acetyltransferase: MYARYKEYLENQLNAIREDGLSKDERILSSPQGISIQVRGRHVINMCANNYLGLSNHPGIVAAAKTALDTWGYGMSSVRFICGTQDIHRELEQRISSFLGMEETILYTSCFDANTGLFETLLGEQDTIISDELNHASIIDGIRLCKAKRLKFRHMDMNDLEEKLKEAADSRFRMIASDGVFSMDGDVAPLRDICSLAEKYDSLVMVDDSHATGFFGHEGRGSLEYCGVEGRVDIITSTLGKAMGGATGGFTCSRREIVSMLRQRSRPYLFSNSLAPMVVAGTLEALNIIEGGTSLRHTLMENTRSFRTGLLGMGFNIREGVHPIIPVMLGDAKMATGMASSLFEEGVYVAGFSYPVVPKGQARIRVQISAAHTRDNLDFVLDKFRKVGKSLNII; encoded by the coding sequence ATGTACGCAAGATATAAGGAATACCTGGAAAATCAACTCAACGCTATCAGGGAGGACGGCCTCAGCAAGGATGAGCGCATCCTCTCATCCCCTCAGGGTATCTCCATTCAGGTCAGAGGCAGGCATGTCATTAACATGTGCGCCAATAATTACCTCGGCCTCTCAAATCATCCCGGCATCGTAGCTGCTGCCAAAACTGCCCTCGACACGTGGGGCTACGGAATGTCGTCAGTCCGTTTCATCTGCGGGACACAGGATATTCACAGGGAACTTGAGCAGAGGATCTCTTCATTCCTCGGAATGGAGGAGACAATCCTCTACACTTCATGCTTTGATGCCAATACAGGCCTGTTTGAAACCCTCCTCGGAGAACAGGACACAATAATAAGCGATGAATTAAACCACGCATCCATAATAGACGGAATCAGATTGTGCAAGGCAAAGCGACTTAAGTTCAGGCATATGGATATGAATGACCTTGAGGAAAAATTAAAAGAGGCCGCTGATTCAAGATTCAGGATGATTGCATCAGACGGCGTCTTTTCAATGGACGGTGATGTGGCGCCATTACGTGACATTTGCTCACTGGCGGAAAAATACGATTCGCTTGTGATGGTGGATGATTCACATGCTACTGGATTTTTTGGCCATGAAGGAAGGGGGTCACTGGAATATTGCGGCGTTGAGGGGAGGGTGGACATTATTACAAGTACGCTTGGCAAGGCTATGGGAGGCGCAACAGGCGGGTTCACCTGCAGCCGCCGGGAGATTGTCAGTATGCTACGGCAGAGATCAAGGCCATATCTCTTCTCAAACTCCCTCGCCCCTATGGTGGTCGCAGGGACTTTAGAGGCGCTTAACATAATAGAGGGGGGTACATCACTTCGTCATACGCTCATGGAGAACACCAGATCCTTCAGAACGGGGTTACTTGGTATGGGATTTAATATCAGAGAAGGCGTGCATCCGATTATTCCTGTTATGCTTGGAGACGCTAAGATGGCAACAGGCATGGCGTCTTCCCTGTTTGAAGAAGGGGTCTACGTGGCCGGGTTCAGCTATCCTGTTGTGCCAAAGGGGCAGGCCCGGATACGGGTACAGATATCCGCCGCCCATACCAGAGACAACCTTGATTTCGTCCTGGATAAATTCAGGAAGGTGGGAAAATCCCTTAACATCATTTAG
- a CDS encoding phosphatidylserine/phosphatidylglycerophosphate/cardiolipin synthase family protein has translation MYNKNPVNCIASDKQVDFIQRYNSEPELCLPSLVPGSDSFDLFTEGDLLYEAMLGSIASARENILLESYIFADDEVGWAFAEALAHKAGKGLEVLLHLDSAGTLLRGGRRFEKYLREHNVSVKWFHRWSWFDPLRYNRRHHRKLLIVDKSDAYLGGFNIHRQSSRSIVGMERWRDAHIRFGNTLAQQATEMFYAFWDGKVHWKMPDNGSSTSVLVPNNSDGCRYLLNCFITSMLTGAKRFVYLTTPYFVPDNRTMKSLINSAGRGVDVRILVPAKSNIPLAHWAGRSLYSALLEAGVRIYEYLPGLMHAKTIVVDGSWGTVGSSNFDYRSFFLNYELNMITRDSVLCRKLRNQFLEDLSHADEMTEDRWSARAWPSIVCESAGWLLRRWL, from the coding sequence ATGTATAATAAGAACCCAGTCAATTGTATTGCCTCAGACAAACAGGTTGACTTTATTCAACGCTACAACTCTGAACCTGAACTCTGTCTGCCGTCATTGGTGCCTGGAAGTGATTCCTTCGACCTTTTTACAGAAGGCGATTTGCTCTATGAGGCTATGCTCGGTTCAATTGCAAGTGCCAGGGAAAATATTCTTCTTGAGAGTTATATATTTGCTGATGATGAAGTCGGGTGGGCGTTTGCGGAAGCACTGGCTCACAAGGCGGGCAAGGGGTTGGAAGTCCTTCTCCATCTTGACTCTGCCGGCACACTGCTGAGGGGGGGCAGAAGGTTTGAGAAATATTTAAGGGAGCATAATGTTTCTGTAAAATGGTTTCACAGGTGGTCATGGTTTGACCCGCTCAGGTATAACAGACGCCATCACAGGAAACTTCTGATTGTAGACAAATCAGATGCATACCTTGGCGGGTTTAATATCCACCGCCAGAGCTCCCGTTCGATTGTCGGCATGGAGAGATGGCGCGATGCACATATTCGTTTTGGAAATACCCTTGCACAGCAGGCTACTGAGATGTTTTATGCCTTCTGGGACGGAAAAGTTCACTGGAAGATGCCGGACAACGGATCCTCCACCAGTGTTCTTGTTCCGAACAATTCTGATGGGTGCCGGTATCTGTTGAACTGCTTTATTACTTCCATGCTCACCGGTGCAAAGCGCTTTGTCTACCTGACTACGCCATATTTTGTTCCTGATAACAGGACCATGAAGTCGCTGATTAATTCAGCCGGCCGGGGGGTGGATGTCCGGATACTGGTGCCGGCAAAGTCCAATATACCATTGGCGCACTGGGCGGGACGCAGTCTCTATTCAGCTCTCCTTGAGGCAGGGGTAAGGATTTACGAATACCTGCCCGGGCTTATGCATGCCAAGACCATTGTTGTTGATGGTTCGTGGGGCACAGTAGGGTCTTCCAATTTCGACTACAGAAGTTTCTTCCTCAACTATGAACTGAATATGATAACAAGGGACAGCGTCCTTTGCCGTAAACTCCGGAATCAATTCCTTGAGGATCTGTCTCATGCTGATGAGATGACAGAAGACCGCTGGTCGGCCCGTGCCTGGCCTTCAATAGTCTGCGAATCAGCCGGCTGGCTCCTTCGCCGCTGGCTCTAA
- a CDS encoding M56 family metallopeptidase: MEKLHYIGLLFLNFTVLNLILSLTFFVISYGLKKSVSSIYIRSRVLFISIMAPPVVSSFILVTSFIPPVFVKPHNSPMPCLNEPYCYIFSFLPEFPMFRAALTAAVILVLLSALYSIVSLYGYFRLRRQIGRLDNLLGTELNSVPNGLIPGGRSIQHIKVIETPLTFSFVWGYLSETIVISTGALKALSPDELKCLFAHEASHCRRRDNILKGMLSLCRNTLIAFPHVHLLCRWWKEEIELIGDDAAVLITGKPMDVASAILKMQGSSATGLNRSVWRFATGFTASANAKPLTRRIERLIELNDSISADGKGSHPLIPSEVSILAGLTLMFPLLFVMIYEIDPLMIHCYLEKLTSVF, from the coding sequence ATGGAAAAACTGCATTATATCGGCCTGCTGTTTCTTAATTTCACTGTTCTGAACCTTATACTATCCCTCACATTCTTTGTAATATCTTATGGCTTAAAAAAGTCCGTTTCCTCCATATATATCAGGAGCAGGGTATTATTCATATCAATCATGGCTCCGCCGGTTGTCTCTTCTTTTATTCTTGTTACATCCTTTATCCCTCCTGTATTTGTCAAGCCTCATAACAGCCCAATGCCTTGTCTTAATGAGCCTTACTGCTACATTTTCTCTTTCCTCCCTGAATTCCCCATGTTCAGGGCTGCGCTTACTGCCGCTGTAATCCTTGTTCTTTTATCAGCTCTCTACTCAATAGTATCTTTGTACGGATATTTCAGGCTGCGGCGGCAAATAGGCCGGCTTGATAACCTGCTGGGGACAGAATTAAATTCTGTACCCAATGGCCTGATTCCCGGCGGGAGGTCTATTCAGCATATCAAGGTCATAGAAACACCACTCACGTTTAGTTTCGTCTGGGGATACCTGTCAGAGACGATCGTTATATCAACCGGCGCCTTGAAAGCCCTTTCTCCTGATGAACTAAAGTGTCTGTTTGCTCATGAGGCTTCACATTGCAGGAGAAGGGATAATATTCTTAAAGGGATGCTGTCGCTGTGCCGAAACACCCTCATTGCGTTCCCTCATGTTCATCTGCTGTGCAGATGGTGGAAGGAGGAGATAGAGTTGATTGGAGACGATGCCGCTGTGCTGATTACAGGAAAGCCGATGGACGTGGCATCAGCAATACTAAAGATGCAAGGGTCATCAGCGACTGGCCTGAACCGGAGTGTCTGGAGGTTTGCAACAGGCTTCACTGCGTCAGCAAACGCAAAACCTCTGACAAGGAGGATAGAAAGATTGATAGAACTCAACGATTCAATATCTGCAGATGGAAAAGGAAGTCACCCATTAATACCTTCTGAAGTCAGCATTCTTGCAGGCCTGACACTGATGTTCCCTCTGTTATTTGTCATGATATATGAGATTGACCCGCTAATGATCCACTGTTACCTGGAAAAACTTACCTCGGTGTTCTGA
- a CDS encoding phosphoglycerate kinase, which produces MDAILSYLNAADYMPELSGKIALVKSDFNVPILSDISGTSKVADPFRILQAAPFIRELINAGVIPVLATHLGRPKGYNPSLTLDPIAGHISEAIGNEVEIIRFDPETRSFNPKQFNADYIKGLFRNGTVSMLDNIRFHTDETKNLDSLARALVSVVEISIQNSFGTAHRKETTSNRIHEFIPGLAGSLLVDEIESHAKTKRPGSPYVVIVGGDKVEDSLQLMRSIVRAEKTTHWSNMFNPELNLQIGERLVDYVLVGGHLMYAFVYAQLTMLKDEDLSGLPGDVKKDLRGLREVRLKGYDGPEDGGYKYNTEEINLAQGLLRLYNKYQFRDPNPAEGRRLIVPVDYAVKRGNNVLRSVQLHELLDDDEIVDIGDRTKDMYTAIIEKARTIVWNGPLGADDEKYTEGTRRIIASIHSNKEAVKEIGGGSTNFMISAYERESGLGLDMGFRSTGGGSTLLETAYDSPVTISLIMSARKLLEGGYGMPYETLRKAVIRRQL; this is translated from the coding sequence ATGGATGCAATCCTGAGCTACTTAAACGCAGCTGACTACATGCCGGAACTGTCCGGCAAGATTGCCCTCGTAAAATCTGACTTCAATGTCCCGATTTTAAGCGATATCTCCGGCACTTCAAAGGTTGCAGACCCATTCAGGATCCTTCAGGCAGCGCCATTTATCAGGGAATTGATAAATGCAGGGGTCATACCCGTTTTAGCAACACATTTGGGAAGGCCAAAGGGATACAACCCCTCACTGACCCTGGACCCCATAGCAGGACACATCTCCGAAGCCATCGGGAATGAGGTGGAGATTATCAGATTCGATCCTGAAACCAGGTCGTTTAATCCAAAACAGTTTAATGCGGACTACATCAAAGGGCTTTTTAGAAACGGTACCGTGTCCATGCTCGATAATATAAGGTTTCATACTGATGAGACGAAGAACCTTGACAGCCTGGCCAGGGCACTGGTTTCAGTGGTGGAAATAAGCATCCAGAACTCCTTCGGAACTGCCCACAGAAAAGAGACCACATCAAACAGGATACATGAGTTTATACCAGGGCTTGCAGGCAGTCTGCTCGTTGATGAGATTGAATCTCACGCAAAAACCAAACGTCCCGGCTCTCCCTATGTTGTCATAGTAGGGGGCGATAAGGTGGAGGACAGCCTGCAGCTCATGAGGTCAATAGTCAGGGCGGAAAAGACAACCCACTGGAGCAATATGTTCAATCCCGAGCTTAACCTTCAGATAGGTGAAAGGCTTGTGGACTATGTCCTTGTGGGAGGTCACCTCATGTATGCATTCGTATACGCACAATTAACCATGTTAAAAGATGAGGACCTCAGCGGACTGCCCGGAGATGTAAAAAAGGACCTGCGGGGTCTGCGGGAGGTACGGCTAAAGGGCTATGATGGCCCTGAAGATGGAGGTTATAAGTACAATACTGAAGAGATAAATCTCGCACAGGGGCTGCTGAGGTTATATAATAAATACCAGTTCAGAGATCCAAACCCGGCCGAAGGCAGACGCCTGATAGTGCCGGTAGATTATGCGGTAAAACGTGGTAACAATGTCTTAAGGTCTGTACAGCTCCATGAACTGCTTGATGATGATGAGATAGTGGACATTGGAGACCGGACAAAGGATATGTATACTGCTATAATAGAAAAGGCCCGCACCATAGTCTGGAACGGCCCCCTCGGCGCAGATGATGAAAAGTATACTGAAGGGACACGAAGGATTATCGCCTCTATTCATTCAAACAAAGAGGCTGTAAAAGAAATAGGCGGAGGCAGTACAAACTTCATGATATCTGCATATGAAAGGGAAAGCGGGCTTGGACTTGATATGGGGTTCAGGTCAACCGGTGGCGGATCTACTCTCTTAGAGACAGCTTACGACTCTCCGGTGACAATATCACTCATAATGAGTGCAAGAAAACTGCTTGAGGGTGGATACGGGATGCCATATGAGACATTGAGAAAGGCCGTCATCAGGCGTCAACTCTGA
- the iscX gene encoding Fe-S cluster assembly protein IscX, with product MKLGWKDSEEIGIQLYDKYPGIDPLTIRFTDMHAMIISLPDFSDDPKKSNEGILEAIQMAWFEEYKVNR from the coding sequence ATGAAACTTGGCTGGAAGGATTCAGAAGAAATAGGTATACAGCTATACGACAAATATCCAGGCATAGACCCCCTGACCATCCGCTTTACAGATATGCATGCAATGATTATTTCCCTGCCTGACTTCTCTGATGACCCTAAGAAATCCAATGAAGGGATATTAGAGGCGATACAGATGGCGTGGTTTGAGGAGTACAAGGTCAACAGATAG
- a CDS encoding 2Fe-2S iron-sulfur cluster binding domain-containing protein, with the protein METKLSDYKNTGAVERKKVKVTFLPQNVAIETEEGKSILDIALENDIELDHNCGGNCACTTCHVIVKNGMNNLSEAEDEENDMLDKAVGLTLTSRLGCQAHVYGDVVVEIPSK; encoded by the coding sequence ATGGAAACTAAGTTGTCTGACTATAAGAATACCGGGGCAGTGGAGCGTAAGAAGGTAAAAGTTACCTTCCTTCCTCAGAACGTTGCCATAGAAACCGAAGAGGGGAAGTCCATACTCGATATTGCATTAGAGAATGATATTGAACTTGATCATAATTGCGGCGGTAACTGTGCATGCACGACATGTCATGTAATTGTTAAGAATGGCATGAACAACCTCTCTGAGGCAGAAGATGAAGAAAATGACATGCTTGATAAGGCTGTCGGACTGACACTTACTTCGCGTCTCGGTTGTCAGGCGCATGTTTACGGGGATGTAGTGGTGGAGATACCTTCAAAATGA
- a CDS encoding iron-sulfur cluster assembly accessory protein — protein sequence METTAGQPVTLTENAIKEVKRIMETNKITSGGLRVGVTGGGCAGFTYTLNFDNEIGADDQVYEVEGVKIIIDMKSSLYLFGTTIDYTSGLTGGGFKFVNPQSKGSCGCGTSFSA from the coding sequence ATGGAAACAACTGCGGGTCAACCGGTCACTTTGACCGAGAATGCAATAAAAGAAGTTAAAAGGATTATGGAGACGAATAAGATTACAAGCGGCGGGCTAAGGGTTGGTGTGACAGGAGGGGGTTGTGCCGGCTTTACTTATACCCTCAATTTTGATAATGAAATAGGGGCAGACGATCAGGTCTACGAGGTGGAAGGGGTCAAGATAATAATTGATATGAAGAGCTCCCTTTACCTGTTTGGCACTACAATAGATTATACAAGCGGGCTGACAGGAGGCGGATTCAAGTTTGTTAATCCGCAGTCAAAAGGCAGCTGCGGCTGCGGTACATCTTTTTCAGCATAA
- the iscU gene encoding Fe-S cluster assembly scaffold IscU has product MPYSDEVIDHYNNPRNVGSFEKGEKDVGTGIVGAPECGDVMKLQLKIDNGVIVDAKFKTFGCGSAIASSSLATEWVKGKTVDEAMEIKNTEIVERLQLPPVKIHCSVLAEDAIKAAIEDYKNKKGDE; this is encoded by the coding sequence ATGCCATACAGTGATGAGGTAATAGACCATTATAATAACCCGAGGAACGTGGGGAGCTTTGAAAAGGGTGAGAAGGATGTTGGAACTGGAATAGTAGGCGCCCCTGAGTGCGGCGATGTTATGAAACTTCAGTTAAAGATTGACAATGGGGTTATTGTGGATGCAAAATTTAAGACATTCGGCTGTGGCAGTGCCATAGCAAGCTCCAGCCTGGCGACAGAGTGGGTAAAGGGCAAGACAGTGGATGAGGCGATGGAGATCAAGAATACTGAGATTGTAGAGAGACTACAGTTGCCGCCTGTAAAGATTCACTGCTCGGTACTTGCTGAAGATGCTATAAAGGCGGCCATTGAAGATTATAAGAACAAAAAAGGCGACGAGTAA